A genomic region of Metopolophium dirhodum isolate CAU chromosome 1, ASM1992520v1, whole genome shotgun sequence contains the following coding sequences:
- the LOC132933406 gene encoding uncharacterized protein K02A2.6-like, protein MEVDSGAGISILPEEIVKEKLPHIYIHPTILKLRTYDGSIIKPTGEIEVKLMYGERELYCKLLVVKKGHRALVGRMNKLGITIRGVSKIEVESTNKNNKLELLINEFEELFEEKIGKYKYEKVTLKVKEECTPIFCKPRPIPFAFKKKVEGELDRLEREDIIQKVETSEWGTPLVPVIKPDGSIRLCADYKTTVNKYLVDINHPLPRVEEVFVALQGGKTFSKLDFLNAYNQLELCESTQKLLAWSTSKGIYIVKRLPFGTKPACSKFQSVIEKVLLRTKGVKNFLDDIIVTGRHIIGLEGIERDKNKVKAMLNAVEPKSVTEVKAFTGMVNYYAKCIPNLSTLLGPIYNLLKKEVKFIWTNECRKAFNKTKQAMASESLLVHYNPELSVVLSCDASEYGIGAVLMHMFENGEKRPVGYASRILTVAEKKYSVIQKEALAVFWGVKKFSQYLLGRKFFLETDHKPLLALYGENKGIPVMASGRIQRWALYLSEFDYQVLHIKGNDNKVADGLSRLPDEEEVQTQINEADYVDFMENTMPIDYEILRVETKKDNEFSLVVKYLNEGWPIKVREELKPYAIRKEEICVDKDILMWGYRILIPKSLRKDLLKEVHSTHMGMSKMKTLCRSYMWWPGLDKDIENWVQSCDACLQSRSEPILAEPKKWEEASCPMDRVHIDFLYLQGKNYLIMTDIFTKWPEVAEMKIMNSCSVIEKLREIFARFGLPNKIVSDNGPQFRSEEFIQFCKNNMIRFVTSPPYHPATNGSAENAVKSLKNGILKAVKDKKNKNVSLNTLIQRYLLVYRNTPHWITENVIWRRHIDQLMEVGKVKENGMETVEKEKGEEQTVLKEKEIIKAKEETIDKKKY, encoded by the exons ATGGAAGTTGATTCAGGTGCAGGAATTTCAATATTACCTGAAGAAATTGTAAAAGAGAAGTTACCTCATATATACATTCATCCTACTATTTTAAAGCTAAGAACTTATGATGGGTCAATTATTAAACCAACGGGAGAGATTGAAGTTAAACTAATGTATGGTGAAAGAGaactatattgtaaattattagtaGTTAAAAAAGGACATAGAGCTCTGGTAGGCAGAATGAACAAATTAGGAATAACGATTAGAGGTGTTTCAAAAATTGAAGTAGAAAGcacaaataagaataataagttaGAATTGTTAATAAATGAATTTGAAGAATTGTTTGAGgaaaaaattggtaaatataaatatgaaaaagtgACGTTAAAAGTTAAAGAGGAATGTAcacctatattttgtaaaccGAGACCAATACCTTTTGCTTTTAAGAAAAAAGTTGAGGGTGAGTTGGATAGATTAGAAAGAGAAGACATAATACAGAAAGTTGAGACCAGTGAATGGGGTACTCCGCTTGTACCGGTTATTAAACCAGATGGATCTATTCGTTTATGTGCAGATTATAAAACtactgttaataaatatttggtagatATTAACCACCCATTACCAAGAGTAGAAGAGGTATTTGTGGCGTTACAAGGAGGTAAAACATTctctaaattagattttttgaaTGCTTATAACCAATTAGAATTATGTGAAAGTACACAAAAACTATTAGCTTGGAGTACAAGTAaaggtatttatatagttaaaagaTTACCTTTCGGTACCAAACCAGCTTGTTCAAAATTTCAGAGTGTTATTGAAAAAGTGTTGTTAAGAACAAAGGGTGTTAAAAACTTTTTAGATGACATAATTGTGACTGGTA gaCACATAATTGGATTAGAAGGTATTGAAAgggataaaaataaagttaaagcAATGCTTAATGCAGTAGAACCTAAGAGTGTCACTGAAGTAAAAGCATTTACAGGCATGGTAAACTACTATGCTAAATGTATACCAAATTTATCAACTTTATTGGGtcctatttacaatttattaaaaaaagaagtGAAATTTATATGGACAAATGAATGTAGAAAGGCATTTAATAAGACAAAGCAAGCAATGGCATCAGAATCATTATTGGTTCATTACAATCCAGAGTTAAGTGTTGTATTGTCTTGCGATGCGTCGGAGTATGGTATAGGAGCAGTGTTAATGCATATGTTTGAAAATGGAGAAAAGCGACCGGTGGGGTATGCATCAAGAATCCTAACCGTGgctgaaaaaaaatactcaGTAATACAAAAAGAAGCTTTGGCGGTTTTCTGGGGTGTAAAGAAATTTTCTCAATATCTCTTGGGCAGAAAATTTTTCTTAGAGACTGACCATAAACCTCTATTAGCTTTGTATGGCGAAAATAAAGGTATTCCTGTTATGGCCTCTGGGAGAATTCAAAGATGGGCATTATATTTATCTGAGTTTGATTATcaagtattacatattaaagGTAATGATAATAAAGTGGCAGATGGACTTTCGAGATTACCTGATGAAGAGGAGGTACAAACGCAAATAAATGAAGCTGACTATGTTGATTTTATGGAAAATACTATGCCTATTGATTATGAGATACTTAGAGTGGAAACTAAAAAAGATAATGAATTTAGTTTagttgttaaatatttgaatgaagGTTGGCCGATTAAAGTAAGGGAGGAACTGAAACCGTATGCAATTAGAAAGGAAGAAATTTGTGTAGATAAAGATATATTAATGTGGGGTTACAGAATTTTAATTCCTAAAAGTCTGAGGAAGGATTTATTGAAAGAAGTACATTCAACACACATGGGTATGTCCAAAATGAAGACATTATGTAGATCATACATGTGGTGGCCTGGATTAGATAAAGATATAGAAAATTGGGTGCAGAGTTGTGATGCTTGTTTACAAAGTAGATCAGAACCAATTTTAGCTGAACCAAAAAAGTGGGAGGAAGCGAGTTGTCCAATGGATAGAGTACACATAGATTTTCTATATTTACaaggaaaaaattatttaataatgacagatatatttacaaaatggcCAGAAGTAGcggaaatgaaaataatgaatagtTGTTcagttattgaaaaattaagggaaataTTTGCCAGGTTTGGATTACCAAACAAAATTGTGTCAGACAATGGACCGCAATTTAGATCAGAAgagtttatacaattttgtaaaaataatatgatcagATTTGTGACGTCCCCTCCTTATCATCCAGCTACGAATGGATCGGCTGAAAATGCTGTTAAGTCTTTAAAAAATGGTATATTAAAGGCGGTTAAagataaaaagaataaaaatgtttcgtTAAATACACTAATCCAAAGATATCTGTTAGTATATAGGAATACACCACACTGGATAACGG AAAATGTGATTTGGAGAAGGCACATTGACCAACTAATGGAAGTGGGTAAGGTTAAGGAAAATGGCATGGAAACAGTAGAAAAGGAGAAAGGAGAAGAACAAACGGTATTGAAGGAAAAGGAAATTATTAAAGCAAAAGAAGaaactattgataaaaaaaaatattga